In Pristiophorus japonicus isolate sPriJap1 unplaced genomic scaffold, sPriJap1.hap1 HAP1_SCAFFOLD_4045, whole genome shotgun sequence, the genomic window GCAACTCCCGGCAGGGCACTGGGTTACAGCGCAACTCCCGGCAGGGCACTGGGTTACAGCGCAACTCCCGGCAGGGCACTGGGTTACAGCGCAACTCCCGGCagggcactgggttacagtcctAGCAATGCAGCCGCCCTCCTTCAGTCAAACCCTACAAGAATGTCAGGATAATTCCCTATAAGCCTTGCAACTCGCTGCCGGGCCTGGCATTGCAATGTTAAAGTTGGCGCGTAtgggaaactgtgaatgggccacacACACAAAGGAAAGACACTGATGTGGCACACTGACCGCTGGTCaatcctttcctcctttaaggcagcaGACAGGAAGCCCGAGAAAGATTCCAGCAACACAATCCCAGTTGCAGGCAGCCCTACCTGAACCATGAAGTATTCACAGAAACTCCAGCCGGCCTCCGTCCTCTTCTCCCGCATGGTCCTCATGTCATCCTCAAACCTTCCCAGGTTCTTCGTAAATGACATGAGCAACAAGGTCCTGAGCTTGGAGAAGAACGTGTTCCAGGATTCCTGAGTACGGGAAGAATCCTTCAGCGGATCGGACAGCACCACACACCTGCAAGAGGGAAGGCCAAATTAGAGAGACACCTAACCTGGTCAATAGAGTCAGACAGACACCTAACCTGGTCAATAAAAAAACGTCTGGCAATAGAGTCAGACAGACACCTAACCTGGTCAATAGAGTCAGACAAACATCTACCCTGGTCAATAGAGTCAGACAAACATCTAACCTGGTCAATAGAGTCAGACAAACACCTAACCTGGTCAATAGAGTCAGACAAACATCTAACCTGGTCAATAGAGTCAGACAAACACCTAACCTGGTCAATAGAGTCAGACAAACATCTAACCTGGTCAATAGAGTCAGACAAACACCTAACCTGGTCAATAGAGTCAGACAAACATCTAACCTGGTCAAGAGAGTCAGACAAACATCTAACCTGGTCAAGAGAGTCAGACAGACACCTAACCTGGTTAATAACGTCAGACAGACACCTAACCTGGTCAATAGAGTCAGACAGATACCTAACCTGGTCAATAGCGTCagacagaccctccccaccccacacacacacgcccagtaAAGGAGGTCTCACTGTCAGAGCCACAACCCTGGGCTCACAGCAGCCTGTGGGCATCACGGATCAGGGGATCAGACGGAGACACTGCAGACTCTTTGTACCTGTCACTTTGTTTGTTACAGAAATCGTTTCTGATCTTGTCAACAATTGACGTTCGGGGGAGAATGTTGGTCTTGTTCTTTTTCTTGGCCTCACTCTCCACGACAACAATCAGCCAATCAGAGCTGCTGTAAGCTTTTAAAATGTTCTGCCATTTTGTAATCTCGTCCTTCGCTGTTGCTTTGTAAACCTCGGTGTCCTGGGGAGTGCAGAGAGAGAACATGTTTTAGTGGATCACTGGAAACCAAGGCTCTGCCCACAGCCCCCTGCCTGGCGTTCCCTCTGG contains:
- the LOC139250655 gene encoding trafficking protein particle complex subunit 10-like, translating into AGDQALFSSVYSILVQQLPREPMEWRRSYGRPPKMIHLEANFVQFKEELIPKEGNRALLTFPFLHIFWTDCCDTEVYKATAKDEITKWQNILKAYSSSDWLIVVVESEAKKKNKTNILPRTSIVDKIRNDFCNKQSDRCVVLSDPLKDSSRTQESWNTFFSKLRTLLLMSFTKNLGRFEDDMRTMREKRTEAGWSFCEYFMVQVGLPATGIVLLESFSGFLSAALKEERIDQR